The following proteins come from a genomic window of Metarhizium brunneum chromosome 2, complete sequence:
- the ccr4 gene encoding Glucose-repressible alcohol dehydrogenase transcriptional effector: protein MPNMLYSFQQHTQHQHQTQPQHHQGLQHDHGMPSANGLAHHTSFGSSGLSTPNAFNSSVLSNGHAANPRSGQAPQNEMWQEQLRMQKEAERAHSAMTDQQQPHYYARLKASENRGIGGPPPASGRTQADGENDPEDRRRPYVVDKESNRQDWHNMDMSGQGLRNLAPELFQYKFLNELFIASNKLVRLPKLIGELRQLRHLDASYNQISELPAELGMCTYLKTLLLFNNEIRDLPFELGSLHQLEMLGIEGNPLDPGWKQEIMEKGTKSVINALKEGAPVPDPPSPRKEIVIQEDVSANLERIKVFSWNVLCDKYATPQTYGYTPTNALNWEYRKSCILDELRLRDADFLSLQEVSTDAFKEDLSPELAQMDYKGVHWPKSRAKTMSEKDAQTVDGCAVFYKQSKFILLDKQLIEFATIAINRPDMKNQHDVFNRVMPKDNIAVICFFESRLTGARIILVNVHLTWDSALADVKVIQTGILMEHVTKLAEKYARWPAVRDKKMITVPLPDDAEAPEPQAEPGPSQEYRTNTDIPLLVCGDFNSTEGSSVYDLMSMGRVPPDHLELTSYQYGSFTRDGIEHPFSLRDAYAHTKKTADEMPFTNYTPGFADVIDYIWYSTNTLEVAELLGPPDAEYLKRMPAFPNWHFPADHIQIMADFVIKARKDKKPNQDREQQADSGGPSGRG from the exons ATGCCGAATATGCTTTACAGCTTTCAACAGCACactcagcatcagcatcaaacCCAGCCCCAGCACCACCAAGGCCTTCAGCATGATCACGGCATGCCCTCGGCGAACGGTCTTGCTCACCACACGTCCTTTGGGTCTAGTGGTCTCTCGACCCCCAACGCGTTCAACTCCAGCGTCCTGTCAAACGGACACGCAGCCAACCCGCGAAGCGGCCAAGCACCCCAGAACGAGATGTGGCAGGAACAGTTGCGTATGCAAAAGGAGGCAGAGCGGGCTCATTCTGCCATGACCgaccaacagcagcctcacTACTACGCAAGACTAAAAGCGTCTGAAAACAGAGGCATCGGCGGTCCGCCTCCTGCGAGCGGACGGACCCAAGCAGACGGAGAGAATGATCCCGAGGACCGGAGACGCCCGTATGTGGTCGACAAGGAATCAAACCGACAAGATTGGCacaacatggacatgtctggtcaaggCCTTCGAAACCTAGCACCCGAGCTGTTTCAGTACAAGTTTTTGAACGAGCTCTTCATCGCTTCGAATAAGCTAGTCCGACTTCCCAAGCTCATCGGTGAGCTAAGGCAGCTGCGCCATCTCGACGCTTCGTACAACCAAATATCCGAGCTACCGGCCGAACTCGGCATGTGTACATACCTCAAGACCCTACTACTTTTCAACAATGAAATCCGAGATCTTCCATTCGAACTCGGCTCGCTCCACCAGTTAGAAATGCTGGGAATCGAGGGCAATCCCCTGGACCCTGGCTGGAAGCAAGAGATTATGGAAAAGGGCACAAAGAGTGTGATTAATGCGCTGAAAGAGGGAGCACCAG TTCCCGACCCCCCGTCCCCCCGAAAGGAAATCGTCATACAAGAGGACGTCTCTGCCAACCTGGAACGAATCAAGGTATTCTCCTGGAATGTGCTATGCGATAAATATGCTACCCCGCAAACGTATGGCTACACGCCCACAAATGCGTTGAACTGGGAATATCGCAAGAGTTGTATTTTGGATGAGCTGCGATTGAGAGATGCCGATTTCCTGAGCTTGCAGGAGGTATCGACAGATGCTTTCAAGGAGGACCTGAGCCCCGAGCTGGCGCAGATGGATTACAAGGGTGTCCATTGGCCCAAGTCCCGCGCCAAGACCATGTCAGAGAAGGATGCCCAGACGGTAGACGGATGCGCAGTGTTTTACAAGCAAAGCAAGTTCATCTTGCTGGACAAGCAACTTATCGAGtttgccaccattgccatcaaCCGACCTGATATGAAGAACCAGCACGACGTGTTCAACAGAGTAATGCCGAAGGACAAcattgccgtcatctgcTTCTTTGAATCCCGCCTCACTGGAGCTCGTATTATTCTGGTCAACGTGCATCTTACGTGGGACTCTGCTCTGGCAGATGTCAAGGTAATTCAGACCGGTATCCTCATGGAGCACGTTACCAAGTTGGCCGAGAAATATGCCAGGTGGCCGGCGGTCAGGGACAAAAAGATGATCACGGTACCTCTGCCAGATGACGCCGAGGCTCCGGAGCCACAGGCCGAACCTGGTCCAAGCCAAGAGTACCGGACCAACACCGACATACCGCTCCTAGTGTGTGGTGACTTCAACTCTACCGAGGGCTCATCTGTGTACGACCTCATGTCCATGGGCAGAGTTCCTCCGGACCACCTGGAATTGACCAGCTACCAGTACGGCAGCTTCACCCGAGACGGTATCGAGCATCCTTTCAGCCTGAGGGATGCCTATGCACACACAAAGAAGACAGCAGACGAGATGCCCTTTACCAACTACACACCCGGGTTTGCCGATGTCATTGACTACATTTGGTACTCGACAAACACGTTGGAAGTTGCGGAATTGCTTGGCCCCCCGGATGCCGAATATCTGAAGAGAATGCCTGCCTTCCCCAACTGGCACTTCCCGGCTGATCACATCCAGATCATGGCCGACTTTGTCATTAAAGCtcgcaaggacaagaagccaaATCAAGATCGCGAGCAGCAAGCGGATTCAGGCGGCCCCTCTGGACGAGGCTGA
- the etfrf1 gene encoding Electron transfer flavoprotein regulatory factor 1: MAQPNPELRRQVIAIYKELLYLGREYPLGYRYFQPRLHKAFMSRAAERSEDKIRAGIAQAEYVKKEIEALYYLKRYRTLRKRYDVGA, from the exons ATGGCGCAGCCTAACCCCGAGCTGAGAAGGCAAGTCATTGCCATCTACAAGG AGCTGTTATATCTTGGCAGGGAATACCCCCTGGGCTACCGGTATTTTCAGCCGCGCCTACACAAGGCATTCATGTCTCGCGCCGCCGAGCGCAGCGAGGACAAGATTCGGGCTGGCATTGCGCAAGCAGAATACGTCAAAAAAG AAATAGAAGCATT GTATTACCTCAAGCGGTACCGCACACTGAGGAAGCGGTATGATGTAGGCGCATAG
- the rgxB gene encoding Alpha-L-rhamnosidase rgxB, which yields MRLLTLLAALQWVLVAVAFDKWNVWLDHSDVLGDQWLGDTQLGLLALRIAEQEGRKLCILRPKSLKRDNAPMIMKTLNEVCREKSLVYMPGEVYNINSPMVTTNIVDVKIILTGRLQWSGNIDHWLRVSMPIGFQNQSTVWHFGGHNVLFDGYGIGTLDGNGQLWYNWAVSEGNLPHRPININFKGLSNSVIRGLRFVQSQMWTMAISHSRNLELSDIYVNSTSNSRWSTLNTDGCDTISSDNITFRRWWVANGDDAIALKGNSSFIYIYDSIFHGGQGIAIGSMGQFDGKYEYINNLYARNLTFVNTAHVAYLKTWAGVSRGVPPNGGGGGIGLATNITMEDIKIRRLRQQPFFCWQCENYSGWAGRDCNSSKFKMSRVTWKNVTGTVNKDVKDVGSFQCSSAAGGCDDFEVSDIDVWVDGGDKLDNWHCENVHGNKGFTCNDPPPQKSG from the coding sequence atgcGACTTCTCACACTCCTCGCTGCCCTCCAATGGgtgctcgtcgccgtcgccttcGACAAATGGAACGTATGGCTGGATCACTCCGACGTGCTGGGAGACCAGTGGCTCGGAGACACACAACTCGGTCTCCTGGCGCTCAGGATTGCCGAGCAGGAAGGCCGCAAGCTCTGCATCCTCAGGCCCAAGAGCCTGAAGCGCGACAACGCACCCATGATCATGAAGACCCTCAACGAGGTCTGCCGCGAGAAAAGCCTCGTCTACATGCCCGGCGAGGTGTATAACATCAACTCGCCCATGGTCACGACCAATATTGTCGACGTCAAGATCATCTTGACGGGCCGCCTGCAATGGAGCGGCAACATCGACCACTGGCTCCGCGTGTCCATGCCCATCGGCTTCCAGAACCAGAGCACCGTGTGGCACTTTGGCGGCCACAACGTCCTCTTTGACGGCTATGGCATCGGCACGCTcgacggcaacggccagcTCTGGTACAACTGGGCCGTGTCTGAGGGCAACCTGCCGCACCGgcccatcaacatcaactTCAAGGGGCTGAGCAACTCCGTCATCCGAGGCCTGCGCTTCGTCCAGAGCCAGATGTggaccatggccatctcCCACTCGCGCAACCTCGAGCTGAGCGACATCTACGTCAACAGCACCTCCAACAGCCGCTGGAGCACCCTCAACACCGACGGCTGTGACACCATCTCCTCGGATAACATCACCTTTCGCCGCTGGTGGGTCgccaacggcgacgacgccatcGCTCTCAAGGGCAACTCGAGCTTCATCTACATCTACGACAGCATCTtccacggcggccagggcatcGCCATCGGCTCCATGGGACAGTTCGACGGCAAGTACGAGTACATCAACAACCTCTACGCCCGAAACCTCACCTTTGTCAACACCGCCCACGTGGCGTACCTCAAGACCTGGGCCGGCGTGTCGAGGGGAGTCCCgcccaacggcggcggcggcggcatcgggctcgccaccaacatcaccatGGAGGACATCAAGATTCGCCGCCTGCGCCAGCAGCCCTTCTTTTGCTGGCAGTGCGAGAACTACTCGGGCTGGGCGGGCAGGGACTGCAACTCGTCCAAGTTCAAGATGAGCCGCGTCACGTGGAAGAATGTCACCGGCACCGTCAACAAGGACGTCAAGGACGTGGGGTCGTTCCAGTGCAGCTCTGCCGCCGGCGGTTGCGACGACTTTGAGGTTTCGGATATTGATGTTTGggtcgacggcggcgacaagcTGGACAATTGGCACTGCGAGAACGTCCACGGAAACAAGGGCTTCACTTGCAACGACCCCCCGCCCCAGAAATCTGGATGA